GTCTTCATGTTTCTCTTTGGGGGACTCCTTATGACTGTATCCTTTCAGCCAATGATTGGTTCTTTAAGCAATTGTTATAAATGCTTTACCACCTATAGAGTACATCCTGTAGGAATTTTCTGATGGCTTCAATTTTGTTCTCTGTGCAAATACACAGTTTCTAaggtaggggtggccaactccagtcctcaagggccaccaacaggtcaagttttcaggatatccctgcttcagcacaggtgcagagatcctgaaaacctgacctgttggtggcccttgagggctggagttggctcaTCCCTGTTCTAGTGGAATTTGTTTAGTTTAAAGTTGATACTGAAACAGAAGGAACACTAAGTGCTGGCCTGTCCTCCTCGTATACCACAAGACACTGTGAGCCGTCTCCGTAGCCTCATGTATCTGGGAGAGGAGCAGGCTGGCCCTGTCTGGGAGAGGAGCAGGCTGGCCCTGTCTGGGATGATCACTACACGCTGGGCCCTGTTCAGTGTCCCTCCATCTTCTCCTTGACTCGAGGTGTCAGCTTTTTGGCCTCTTCGCCAGCCTCTTCTTCCTGGGCCAGGCCTTCACCATCATGCTAGTGTACGTCTGGTGCCGCCGGAATCCTTTCATCCGCATGAACTTCTTCGGGCTACTAAACTTCCAGGCCCCATTCCTGCCTTGGGTGCTCATGGGCTTCTCTCTCCTGCTGGGTAACACCATCATCATTGACTTGTTGGGTAAGATATACCCCCTGCGACTTCCAGCTTCAGAGCGCAGTAGCTCTTTGAACGCCATGTTTATCATGCACTAGGCGACCCATTTCTACAGCATAAAACCCTTTAAGTTCATGGCCTTTGTAGGCATGGAGGTTGTTCGATGCTTTAAAACCAGCAGGTTGACCTCCGACCCTTCCCTTCTACCTGAAGAAAGAGGGCAGTGCTCTCAGCAACAAAAGAATGCCCTAAATATGTATCTTTATGGTACAGCAAGACTACAGACATTTTAATCAGTGTGCAACtgtagatcagtgtttttcaaccggggttccccgggcccccctaaagggttccctgatattttcaggtcatttgaaaattgtaccaaataaagAAGAATTTTCAACATATccgatttcagacgcgctattagagagggttggggatccttacaatgcatctgatctcagacacgctattagagagggttggggttccttacaatgcatctgatctcagacgcgctattagagagggttggggttccccagaatttcacaatataattatagggctccataaccccccccccccccccccaaaaaaaaggttCAACTGCTGTAGGATTAATTTAGTTAATCAGAGAGCAACATGTGTAACCTTAAATACCCCCAAGGGGATGAAACCCCCAACACAAGGAGTAATGTGCTGGCGATCCACACAGGCAGAGTAGCAGTCATTTTAATGTATACCGCCATGACTGAGCTCAGTGAGCCCCACCCTGCTGACCCCGCATCTCGCCTCCTCCCCAGGTATCACCGTCGGACACATATACTTCTTCCTTGAAGACGTTTTCCCCAATCAGCCTGGCGGGAAGAAGCTGCTGGCCACGCCTGCGCTGCTGTGAGTAACCCGCGGCCCCCGGATAACAAATAGACATCTTTCCGGCTCAAATGCGGCTTCCTTCCAGGTGTCTTGTTTGCTGACCCTGCTGGCGTGGCTAAAGCCAATGTCTCCCCGGGGGTGTCTCTTCACTTTGAATGCAAACAAGGATTTCTGCGTTCACAGGAGCGTCAACCCAGTGCTGGGTGAGGCCCCGAAACGCAGCGGCTTTACAAGCAACCGTCTCAATGAGACGTCCTTCCCGACTGATGGGCGGCGGCAGCGCTTTGCACtctagcaggggtgggcaaccaacaggtcaggttttcaggatatccctgcttcagcacaggtggctcaatcaggggcttagTCTTTGActtagccacctatgctgaagcagggatatcctgaaaacctgacctgttggtggcccttgaggactggagttgcccacccctgggttataCACTGCAGTGTTGTGCAGTAGGTGTGTTACACGCCAAAACAGGTGAAATGATTGGTCTTTTTACATTGCTCCGCAAAGCATTGcaggcagggttgccaccactccgggtttgacccggaggcTACGGGTTTCAGCCACTTATCTCCAGGCTGCGGGTTGACCCGCATAAGCTCCGGGCGGCAGTTTCTCCtggtatctcccccccccctgcaaatcCGGTCAACATGGCTTTGCAATGTCAAATGgtgccacattgccatgacaacgggatgctgcatcgcgttgccatgacaatggcgcgttgccatgacaatggggcaTCACGCAACGCCATAAGgcttcccgttgtcatggcaacttgacgcggtgatgttgtcatggcaacgtgcgcCATTTGAAGTCGCGGAGCCATGGTGACCACCttgcaccgggggggggggggggaagagagtggatgccaaggggagggggggaggatgatggggggggaggagagagagggagaatgctgggaggggggagagaaagtggattctggggggggaagagagagagagaatgtcgggaggggggagagaaagtggatgctgggggggaaagagagagagaatgccggggcgggggagagaataccgggaggggggagagaaagtggatgtggggggggaagagaggatgccGCCGGTAAGAGATATCCATATATAAAATAAGTAAATGTAAAAAGTATCCGGGTTAGTCCTccatagaaggtggcaaccctgatcgCAGGCCTTCCCAGTAGCAGACGGGTCAAGACTTTTGCTGACCGTGGCGCCAGTAGTGCATGGCATGTACCTCGATGCAGTGGAGCAGAtcacacgcgtgtgtgtgtatatataagagtACACGGATGGAAATGTTCACTGCAGTATAAGGCGAGCAGGCTGCTTAGTTATATGAAACTCACCCTGGGGCCGGTTTCTCTGTAGAGGGGCAGGTGAGCAGGGGGTGTCACACGCCCGCAGACGGGCCGTTCACCCGGAGCGGATAAATCAGCGGGTTCCCACACGGGTACCGTGTCTCACGGGCAGCGGGTGCCAGCAGGCTTTGTGATGGGTACATATGGGCAGGCAAAGGTTGCACCACGCTGACCGGGTGTTGAGCCCCTTCCATAGCCTGCAAGACAAAAGTtataacacacagagacaggttGTGCTGCCCCCACTAGCAGGGAAGGGTAGCATTAAAGGGGTTAAGGCACTAGCCTCTGAAGTGGTGCGAGCCAGTGGGGGCGCCATGTGACCGTGGGCACGTCACTTCAGCTCCTCCTCGCGGAACTTGAGAAGATTGTGAGTTCTGTGGGACAGACGTTCATTGGACCAGGACGTTATATATATTTGTAGCGGAAGGTTCCTCGGTATGTAGAAAATAAAGTAGGGTTCTAGGTATGGACAGATCTGACTCGGTGTATGGTTCTAGGTACAGACAGATCTGAGCAGGCTCTGGGTGAGCGTGTATGGTTCTAGGTATTAAAGTAAATGGTGGCTTCCAACACTCCATATGTAAAATACACTCTAGAAAGATACAAGAAAAATCAAGTGGTGACAATGTAATTTGACTCCACGcatgacacatacacacgcatgtGAGAACAGTGCTAATCTTGCTGTATCGCAAGAGTGGCACTATTTGATTCATATTgtaaaagggaagtaccacaatTTCTTTAACTGGTGGGAAAGGGCCTGCAGAAGTCATTGTGTATATCTATTATTCATTGGCTATCACCGCTCTGCAGAGTAGCCCTGTTCTCTCACACGTGTGTTTGTGACATGCGTGGAGTAAAATCATGCTCTTTACTGGAGGAGGAGTGCATGGGGCGCTGGAAACCGCAATTTACTTTATTGTAGATATTTTTGGGATCCCTTAGGTTCCAGTCTCACAGTTTATCTATACAAAGTGCTGTTTCcctgtgtattgtatgtctttatttatatagcgccattaatgtacatagcgcttcacagtagtaatacatgtggtaatcaaataaataacagataatataaataacagatcatgggaataagtgctttagacataaaagtaacattaaggaagaggagtccttgccccgaggagcttacagtctaattggtaggtagggagaacgtacagagacagtaggagggagttctggtaagtgcgtctgcagggggccaagctttatgtatcatgtgttctgaatatccacagtgctattcatatgcttctttaagcaagtgtgtcttaaggtgggtcttaaaggtggatagagagggtgctagtcgggtactgaggggaagggcattccagaggtgtggggcagtcagtgaaaaaggtttaaggcgggagagggctttacatacaaagggggtagaaagaagacatccttgagaagaacgcaagagtctggatggtgcataacgagaaattagggctgagatgtaaggaggggcagaagaatctaaagctttaaaagtgaggagaagaatggagtgtgagatgcgggatttgatcggaagccaggagagggatttcatgaggggagatgctgagacagatctaggaaagagtagagtgattctggcagcagcatttaggatagattgtaggggagacaggtgagaggcaggaaggccggacagcaggaggttacagtaatcaagacaggagagaatgagggcctgagtcagcgttttagcagtcgagcaacagaggaacgggcgtatctttgttatattgcggaggaaaaagtgacaagttttagaaatgttttgaatgtgaggggcgaatgtgagagaggagtcgagtgtgacccctaggcagcgtgcttgggctactgggtaaatgatcgtagttccaacagtaatgtggaaggaggtagtagggccaggtttgggaggaagtatgaggagctctgttttagccatgttgagtttaaggcggcggagggccatccaggatgatatagcagagacacattcagaaactttggtttgtacagcaggtgtaaggtcgggtgttgaaaagtatatttgtgtgtcgtcagcatagaggtgatatttgaacccaaaagatgttattaggtcacctagagagagtgtgtacagagaaaagagaagtggtcccaggacagagccctggggtacccccacagagaaatcgatagaggaggaggtgttagcagaagagacactgaaagtacgatgggagaggtaggatgagatccaggatagagctttgttccgaataccaagagtatggagaatatgaaggagaagagggtggtccacggtgtcaaatgctgcagagaggtcgagtaatatgagcagagtgtaatgacctctgtctttggcagcatggtggtcattagttattttagcgaaagctgtttcagtggagtgagcagtgcggaagccagattgtagagggtctaggagagaattggTGTTGAGAAAgtagagcaagcgagagaatacaagacgttcaaggagtttagaggcaaaaggcaggagggagacaggtcgatagttagaaagacaggtagggtcaagcttgctgtttttgagtaatggtatgactgttgcatgtttgaaagaggatggaaaggttccagagcagagggaggagttaaaaatgtgtgtgagcgtagggattatagtaggagaaagaggttttaggagatgggggggaatggggtcaagagggcaagtggtagagggagaagaggcgatcaacagagacacatcctctgagacagtggaaaaagagtcaaggaaggcaggaggagagttaggaagaggtgtaggataggaggaagaaacagaggggatgttctgacgtatggattccaccttttccttaaaatagtcagcaaagtcttgagcggagatggaggaaggagagtaTTAAGTATTTATGGTTCTAGGTATAGACATGGCTGAGTAGGCTCTGGCTGTGTATATGGTTGTAGGTATGGACAGCTCTGAGCAGGTTCCGCGTGTATATGGTTGTAGGTATGGACAGCTCTGAGCAGGTTCCGCGTGTATATGGTTGTAGGTATGGACAGCTCTGAGCAGGTTCCGCGTGTATATGGTTGTAGGTATGGACAGCTCTGAGCAGGTTCCGCGTGTATATGGTTGTAGGTATGGACAGCTCTGAGCAGGTTCCGCGTGTATATGGTTGTAGGTATGGACAGCTCTGAGCAGGTTCTGCTTGTATATGGTTGGTATGACTGATCTGCGCCGGCTCTAGTTGTGTGTATATTGCTCTAAGTATGGACTGATTTGAGCAGGTTCTGGATGTGTATATGGTTTTTGGTATGgacagatatatatagatagatatatagatagatatatgtaCAGATCGATCTGAGCAGGCACTGGGTGTTTGTGTTGCAGAAAGCAGATGTTTGATGTGCCTGATGAGGACCCCAACTACAATCCCTTACCAGAGGATCGTCCAGAGAACCACCAAAATGATCGACCCAACAACCAATAACAACCAGCTGAGCTTTCCCTGAAATGTCCCTGTACACTTCCTCTCCCTGTACAGATCCCCCGGCTCCCTGTACACTTCCTCTCCCTGTACAGATCCCCCGGCTCCCTGTACACTTCCTCTCCCTGTACAGATCCCCCGGCTCCCTGTACACTTCCTCCGGCTCCCTGTACACTTCCTCTCCCTGTACACTTCCCCCGGCTCCCTGTACACTTCCTCTCCCTGTACAGATCCCCCGGCTCCCTGTACACTTCCTCTCCCTGTACAGATCCCCCGGCTCCCTGTACACTTCCTCTCCCTGTACAGATCCCCCGGCTCCCTGTACACTTCCTCTCCCTGTACACTTCCCCCGGCTCCCTGTACACTTCCTCTCCCTGTACAGATCCCCCGGCTCCCTGTACACCTCTCCCTGTACAGATCCCCCGGCTCCCTGTACACTTCCTCTCCCTGTACACTTCCCCCGGCTCCCTGTACACTTCCTCTCCCTGTACAGATCCCCCGGCTCCCTGTACACTTCCTCTCCCTGTACAGATCCCCCGGCTCCCTGTACACTTCCTCTCCCTGTACAGATCCCCCGGCTCCCTGTACACTTCCTCTCCCTGTACAGATCCCCGGCTCCCTGTACACTTCCTCTCCCTGTACAGATCCCCCGGCTCCCTGTACACTTCCTCTCCCTGTACAGATCCCCCGGCTCCCTGTACACTTCCTCTCCCTGTACAGATCCCCCGGCTCCCTGTACAGATCCCCGGCTCCCTGTACACTTCCTCTCCCTGTACAGATCCCCCGGCTCCCTGTACACTTCCTCTCCTTGTACAGATCCCCCGGCTCCCTGTACACATCCCCCGGCTCCCTGTACACTTCCTCTCCCTGTACAGATCCCCGGCTCCCTGTACACTTCCTCTCCCTGTACAGATCCCCGGCTCCCTGTACACTTCCTCTCCCTGTACACTTCCCCCGGCTCCCTGTACACTTCCTCTCCCTGTACACTTCCTCTCCCTGTACACTTCCCCCGGCTCCCTGTACACTTCCTCTCCCTGTACAGATCCCCCGGCTCCCTGTACACTTCCTCTCCCTGTACACTTCCCCCGGCTCCCTGTACACCTCCGCTTCCAAACGTTGCACCTTGTAAGAAAAGACGATAT
The Ascaphus truei isolate aAscTru1 chromosome 13, aAscTru1.hap1, whole genome shotgun sequence DNA segment above includes these coding regions:
- the DERL3 gene encoding derlin-3, yielding MAQQGIAQEYRQIPTVTRAYTTACVLTTAAVELEFITPFQLYFNPELIFRRFQIWRLVTNFLFFGPLGFSFFFNMIFLYRYCRMLEEGSFRGRTADFVFMFLFGGLLMTLFGLFASLFFLGQAFTIMLVYVWCRRNPFIRMNFFGLLNFQAPFLPWVLMGFSLLLGNTIIIDLLGITVGHIYFFLEDVFPNQPGGKKLLATPALLKQMFDVPDEDPNYNPLPEDRPENHQNDRPNNQ